The genomic interval AGCGCAAGGAGCTCGCGGGCGACATCAAGGCCTCGTGGGGCGATCAGATGCGTTCCTACGTGCTCAACCCGTACCAGATGGTCAAGGACCTGCGCACCGAGCACACCGAGGGCAACCCCCAGGCCGTGTTCGACGGCGAGATCGACGATCTGATCGAGGCGGGCATCCGCTGGCGCGTGGGTCAGCAGCGCCAGAACGCCGAGGACTGAGGCCTCACCGCGACGGGCCGGGCGGGCCAAGGCCGATCTGCTGACACGCGGCCCTGGGCGGTCGGCCGAGCTCCCCTGACGGCCCGTGCGGCCACACGGCGCCGCGTCCTCGCGGCCCGCGCCCGGCTCAGCCCTCCTCGACTACGCTGGCCTCACTCCCTGGCGGGGAGGCCGACGACGGGAGGCCCTCATGCGCGCAGTCCCCGAACCCCGCTCCGCACCGTCGGGCCCCGAGGCCGCGGACGCGAGCCGACCGGTCCCGCGGTGTCGCGCCGCCGCGCGTGCCCTGGGACGGAACGTCAACCTGGGGCTCTTCGCGGTCTCCGTCGCCCTGTGCGCCCTGTCGGTGTTCGCGAGCTCCACCGACTATCTGGTCGTGCCGTTGATCGGTCTCGCGACGATCGTCATCGCGATCGTCCACCGCTCCTGGTGGACGATCCTGCTCGGCCTCGTCGAGATCATCTCCCCGGCCCTGCTCATCTACCTCGTCTACGCGCTGCTCGCCGCCGGGTTCTGACGGCCGGCCCTGCTCACCCCGGCGCCGGATCACCGGCCCGTGGCCGTCTTCGGGCCGAGGGGCGTGCCCCTTGACCAAGGCTTGACCGGACGCGCCCGAGCGCCTCCCGCCCTCGCCTCGGCGCGCGTGCCACGCTGGCCCCGCATCTCTTCCCGCACCACCGGCAGGACCTCCGTGATCCGATTCGACGACGTCACCAAGACGTACCTGCGAGGCACCCGCCCCGCGCTCACGAACCTCGACATCGAGTTCGAGCGCGGGGATTTCGTGTTCCTCGTGGGCGCCTCCGGCAGTGGCAAGTCCACGCTCATGCGCCTCGTGCTCAAGGAGACCGCGCCCACCTCGGGCAGCGTGTACGTGGCCGGCAAGGACCTCTCGCGCGTCCCCTCGTGGAAGGTGCCCTCGCTGCGCCGCGAGATCGGCATGGTCTTCCAGGACTTCCGCCTCCTGCCCACCAAGACCGCCTACCAGAACATCGAGTTCGCGCTCGCCGTGATCGGCACGCCCCGCAAGCAGGTGCGCCGCCTCGTGCCCGAGATGCTCGAGATGGTCGGCCTCGCCGACAAGGGCCGTCGCCTGCCCCACGAGCTCTCCGGCGGCGAGCAGCAGCGCGTCGCGATCGCGCGCGCCTACGTCAACCGCCCCACGATCCTGCTGGCCGACGAGCCCACGGGCAACCTCGACCCCGCGACCTCCGAGGGCATCCTCGAGCTGCTCGCCGAGATCAACGGGCAGGGCGCCACGGTCGTCATGGCCACCCACGACCAGGGCGCCGTGGACCGCATGTCCCGCCGGGTCGTCGAGCTCGTCGACGGGCACGTGGTCCGCGACGAGGAGCACGGCACCTACGAGTCGACCGCCCCCGACTCCGAGATCTCCGGCGCCGCCGAGACGGCCGATGGCGAGACGGACACCTCCGTGCACCCGGAGGAGCGGGAGACCGCGACCGTCGCGCGCGCCCACGGCTC from Brachybacterium huguangmaarense carries:
- the ftsE gene encoding cell division ATP-binding protein FtsE, encoding MIRFDDVTKTYLRGTRPALTNLDIEFERGDFVFLVGASGSGKSTLMRLVLKETAPTSGSVYVAGKDLSRVPSWKVPSLRREIGMVFQDFRLLPTKTAYQNIEFALAVIGTPRKQVRRLVPEMLEMVGLADKGRRLPHELSGGEQQRVAIARAYVNRPTILLADEPTGNLDPATSEGILELLAEINGQGATVVMATHDQGAVDRMSRRVVELVDGHVVRDEEHGTYESTAPDSEISGAAETADGETDTSVHPEERETATVARAHGSRAAAAVDDVEDEELVDEAEDAPNDLDDAFDEELDDTFGDEAPGAEAPEGPEAAAHEEEAR